AAGCTTGAATGACTGTACATATTTAAAGCGATAACACTGCCTGTGTTGTCAGATTGAATATAACCAGTCAAACGGGGCTTGCATGAAAAGATCACATTCACGCACAATTTGACAACGCTGCAAGTTGATGTTACAAAAATCATCCATAGAAACGGTTCTTGAATGATTTCTTATCTCTATGgatgtatttcaaatttttttaatcTGAGGGCAAGACTAGATTTGGCGTTTTTttaggcgttttcagacgaatCGGCAGGGCATGAAGATTTccgattgggttggcgttcgggtatctactgataatcagccaatcggagagcttcctgccctgccgactctacTAAAAAACGCCTAATGAGGTCTCACCCTAATTGATACAGGGCAAGGTTCTAACTGCTACTCTACTTCTAATGAATTGGAAACAAcgattataataaaatcaagctgtttattttcatcaaattactATCATGTAcacatttataaaattataattttttaaataaatataatgaatgaGATAATTAATGCTTATTAATAGCAGACCTATATCAGAAGCGTTTAATCatacaaaacaataaacaacttttataataattattatcgcaTATAGACTAAGATAAGATGTTTCACAGTATAACAACACGTAAAACTAtactaaaaatattattcaatctcTTTAACAAACCATAGAAATTCAAATGTATTATACCaagttgattaataatttattgttacttGAATGATAAAGAGGGAGTATTTCCATTTCTTGATTGAATCTGTCAACTTGTAAACATTATAGCTTAACATTGATTTTATTCTGCATATTCACTTTCCGAAGAATGCAGCATATAGCTGAATATCCATAGTACacgaataaattataaaaataaccgTCTAAAATGAGTCAACTTGAACTAAACATTATGATTCTATAAGTATTGAGTTGGTTAAAGTATAGGATGGGTAACATTTCTATCATCTATCACATACTGTTTTGGTTATTTATActcttataatattaaaacctattgaaatgataatattcaCAGTGGTTGTTGTAGAATCTATTCTTAAATTCCGATAATTGAAAGTACTTGCTTCTTATACAACTTTTAAGAATGATCATTTTCGACAAAATAAATTTTGCTTCAGcatttaatattctatattcttGTCTATGATGATGGATGCTTACGAGAAATAAATAggaattcaaaaattgaaagtcaGGCAAAATCGTAATTTAAAACTTTGAGATTTGGCAGGTTAACAAATTAGTTTTGTTCTGGATAACAATATTCACATTGACATGATCAATTTGTTGAAAATCTCATTTAGAGAACCAATCTATATGAGTTGGaaaatgattattatatatcaacgaattatttgatttattgaatgaaaagtcAATCGTAATCTGAAACTCTCATGATGATCCTTTCATTATGGAATGTAATAGAAATACTCTCAAGAAAAAACGGAGAACTGCTTATAATATTGTCATGACTAACGAGATATTATCCAGCCATTATCCAGCTATTATCATGCCAAACTTATTGGGTAATTGAATGAAAAGGAagttttctatcaaataaaaCTTTTTCATAAGTAGACGAACAATAACCGTATCTGAACCAATATTCAAGCCAGAAAAAGTCTAATATTTATCTCATTagtattaataatcaattaattagtattaattatcaatattcatgGCTCAGGAGATTAAAATTTGATCAACCAATGAATCAATATCATCATCTCTAttcaattcatgaatattattgttatcaatAAAGGATCTCTGAGAACAATATTTTCCATTGATACGGTACGTTATTATTCTAACCTACTGTAAAAATTGAAGGATCCAGAAGGAAGCTATCCAActgttagtgccggttgcacaaaagtcggttaaattttaaccgtgattaatttcacgagaaccaatcagagaagtattggcagaccaagaaaaaggtgggagaatgtttgaaggcggaacaggtattaatgcctacccctgtaacaagacgacgacgacgacgacgaccaatcagagaatccgttttatcaaaaaggatttctctgattggttttcgtaaAGTTGataacggttaaaatttaactggcttttgtgtaaccgggccTTAGAGGTGTTAATTCAATTATCCCAGTTCACTTAAAGATCATTTTTGATGTTCATTCTACTGAGAACAGACTTTCCTATACATTCATAATATCTGAATGTGTCTGACATACATCTAAGATATCACTGGTTATCATCGGAAGATGAGGACCCAACTATCCTGCTTTTTTCAATCTGTTTTATAAGTTTGTTCATCTGATACTCGGTCTTTTCAGAGTTCCTAACAAGCCTATCAAGCACcagcttatattcatccaaCCGTCTACTAAGATCCAAGATTAGTTTACTGTTGTCAGCAGATTTAAAAGATGTTGGAACCAGAGTTGAAGATTCAGGGTTAGTTTCAGAAGTTAGGGGTTGATTAAGGGTTTTCGTGTAATTGTTGAGGTCTTTGCAACAGGCTTCAAGAATTGTGTAGGGGTCACCACGGGATTGGAGCTCTTTAGCCTCCAGTTTTTTTACAAGTATCTCCTTGGCAGATCTGACGATCACAGGGTCCATAGTCATTGTATAACAATCATAGAAGAGACTTTCAGACTCTTCCTCTATTTCCTGGCGTTTCCTCTTGTGACCTCTGCTGAACATCTCGATTCTCGAAGCCTGGTTGGGAAGGATTCTCACCTCGCAATCAGGATACAGATCGGGGAAAAGGTTGATACGGTGTGAAAAGATACGCAAACAACCATAGTTGACCATGCAACAGTCCAGACGTGGCAAGCAACAGAACAACTTCTGTATCTTGTTGATGAAGCCACGGTACGGGGTAGGGGTACCCATCACTAGGCTCTCAACGTAGGTGACCAGTTTCACCCGGGAAACATAACCTACAAGCTCTGCGTCTGCTCTGATGGATTGTGTATCACTCACTGCTAAACCGTTTAAAAGGTTGAAGAGTACGATAGCTATCAAGAATACAAACAACACAAATAGCACATGACTTGTGCCAGGATGGTTTACAAACGGTATAGAACCTGCGTCAAACTCCCCTGTCAACATAACTACAGTCTTGAAAACCGAGGTTGCCGGGTCTACAAAGAAATTTTCGTCCCCCTCAGTCTCAGAATCTGAGAACAAGGTGAAAAAACTCAAAGCGAACGCGATGATCAGTATCGAATACCAGGCAAGGAATTTTAGGAAGTTCCAGGACACtgttttcaacatttcaatGTTTGTGGAAAGGGCTGGGTGTCTACCTATCAACAACACTAACTCAGCCCAAGATAACAAGATTGCAACAGCTGATATCTGGTGGCGTGAGTTGACACAGGATCTACAGAAGAGTATTGACAATGTCACACCAATGAGACACACTTCCAGCCAGTTTTCAGGGTTGGCGAAGTACCTCAGTGGTGAAACTGTCAACTGGAAAAGTTCTCTGAGTATCAGTACGACAAGGGATAGAGCAACTAGCAACCATAATACAAAAAACTTGAATTCGTCACCGATTGTTTCTGGGATTGTTTCTTGGGTGCTTCTCTTCATCAAGGTTTTGTTGAATGAGGTGGTATTGgtgttgattttatcatttcCTTCACCTTCAGGCCTCATCCCAGCATAGGCTGTGAGGATGTACGCCGTCAAAAACATCCAAAAAAATATGTAGAATGTCAAGTTGCAGTAGAAGAAACAACGGATCCTGTGCCACTTCAGGTGCAAGAAAGAGGTCAACACAGGATGTTTGAGAAGAGGACGGAGATCCGATGATCTACTCATGTACAAGAGGGGCTCAGTTTCAGAGATTACTTGATCAGTAGGCTCATCCACACCTTTCATGTTGCTTTCTATCTGCAACATCGCACGTGATGATGTCAGATCCTCATGTTTCTGCACTTTTGGTGGTGCCAAAAAGTTGTACCTGAATATGATCTCATAGTTATCCTCCCTTGGTAGCTTATCATTGGTTGTCAAACAGTCATCCAGgtatttctcgaatattttgGGACTAACATcagcgagtgctggttctcccaGGGTGTTACGTTGACCTACATATGCTCCGCTACTCAGTAACAACAAAATGAACTCCTTGTTGTTCAGTTTTGCAGCGTAGTGTAGAGGGGTGTTACCCTTGACATCCCCACAGTTTATGTTCAGTTTATGACCGGGTACACCTCTCAACAAAACCTCCATGCATTTATAGTGGTCCCTGTCTTCCTTTGAAGCACCCAATGATACATGAAGATCAGTTGAGCCCTTGATCACACAATGGAGAACTGTTTCCCCATTGATAGGGTTGTATCTGGTGCAATCATTTTGCACCAGAAGTCTGACTATGTTGTAGTATCCTTTATAGGAAGCTAGCATGATGGGAGTCGTACGGTTTGCAGTATGAGTACCATTGGGATCCGCACCCAGGCGCAACAAATGTCCCACAGTGTAAAACATTCCAAAATCACAAGCGTACTGTAGAAACGTGTGGAACCCATCATTATCATTTATGGAGTCAGTGTTGATCTGAATAGCTCTAACAAAGGTCTCCTCGTCATGTTTATGGAGAAGGTTGAAGAGGTTGTTGGATTTCCCCAGGGTTTCCACTGTATTACCAGTGGTAGGTAGTTTGGGTACTAAGTTCGGAAAGCTTTCCAGGATTAGATCTGTAGCGGATCTGGGGTCAATGTTTTGGTGTTGTAACAGACATAGGACAGCTTCCTCGGTCCCTTGGATGACTGCGACATGGATAGGGGTCAATCCTTTACGGTTGGCAATATTTGGGTTGATTTTGGGGTGCCCTAGTAGAGCAATCATGACGTCAACATTGCTGGACCTCGCTGCAGCATGTAGAGCCGTAGAACCGGTTCCATCCAGTTTATTCACATCGGTTCGGTTGTCATGGAGGAGTAAGTTCACAATAGAGATATCCCCCAGTTCCACAGCGAAATGGATGGGAGACTTCTTGCGGACTGAGTTGATTTTGTTGGGGTCTGCGCCACAGCTGAGCAGACATCGCACATATTGACTACTAGATGATTTGCGACAGGCAAGGTCTAGGAGTGTGCAGTAGTTGGGGTCGTCGAACCAGAAGTTGGGGTCAACGTAGGCGTTTTTGACGCCGGTTGTGAGGATTTTTTGGAAGTTGTCGAAGTCT
The window above is part of the Nilaparvata lugens isolate BPH chromosome 12, ASM1435652v1, whole genome shotgun sequence genome. Proteins encoded here:
- the LOC111053577 gene encoding transient receptor potential cation channel protein painless, producing MADDTVELTDKGLARTGSLCSPDPHDQLLTAFNDRDFDNFQKILTTGVKNAYVDPNFWFDDPNYCTLLDLACRKSSSSQYVRCLLSCGADPNKINSVRKKSPIHFAVELGDISIVNLLLHDNRTDVNKLDGTGSTALHAAARSSNVDVMIALLGHPKINPNIANRKGLTPIHVAVIQGTEEAVLCLLQHQNIDPRSATDLILESFPNLVPKLPTTGNTVETLGKSNNLFNLLHKHDEETFVRAIQINTDSINDNDGFHTFLQYACDFGMFYTVGHLLRLGADPNGTHTANRTTPIMLASYKGYYNIVRLLVQNDCTRYNPINGETVLHCVIKGSTDLHVSLGASKEDRDHYKCMEVLLRGVPGHKLNINCGDVKGNTPLHYAAKLNNKEFILLLLSSGAYVGQRNTLGEPALADVSPKIFEKYLDDCLTTNDKLPREDNYEIIFRYNFLAPPKVQKHEDLTSSRAMLQIESNMKGVDEPTDQVISETEPLLYMSRSSDLRPLLKHPVLTSFLHLKWHRIRCFFYCNLTFYIFFWMFLTAYILTAYAGMRPEGEGNDKINTNTTSFNKTLMKRSTQETIPETIGDEFKFFVLWLLVALSLVVLILRELFQLTVSPLRYFANPENWLEVCLIGVTLSILFCRSCVNSRHQISAVAILLSWAELVLLIGRHPALSTNIEMLKTVSWNFLKFLAWYSILIIAFALSFFTLFSDSETEGDENFFVDPATSVFKTVVMLTGEFDAGSIPFVNHPGTSHVLFVLFVFLIAIVLFNLLNGLAVSDTQSIRADAELVGYVSRVKLVTYVESLVMGTPTPYRGFINKIQKLFCCLPRLDCCMVNYGCLRIFSHRINLFPDLYPDCEVRILPNQASRIEMFSRGHKRKRQEIEEESESLFYDCYTMTMDPVIVRSAKEILVKKLEAKELQSRGDPYTILEACCKDLNNYTKTLNQPLTSETNPESSTLVPTSFKSADNSKLILDLSRRLDEYKLVLDRLVRNSEKTEYQMNKLIKQIEKSRIVGSSSSDDNQ